The candidate division WOR-3 bacterium DNA segment TTGCTGGTGTTCATGCTGGATTGTGGTATCTTGCTTTATGGGGAGCAATACTCACAATTGTAGCCCTTTTTTACTATCTTATGGTTGCAAAGAAACTTTATATTGAAAATTCAGATACAGAATTTAAAACTAACATGCCATTTAATCTTAAACTTTCAATGATAATATGTATTGCAGGTATTTTGTATTTTGGAGTTTTTCCGAGAATACTTCTCGATCTTTCCAACTGGGCAGTGACAAGTTTTGTGCCTTAATGGGAGGAAAATAATGAAAGCCATTCTTAAAACTAAAGAAGGAAGAGGTTTTGAGATAAAAGATGTTAAAGAACCTGTTCCTGGAAGAGATGAGGTTATATTAAAAGTAAAAAGATGCTCCATATGTGGAACTGATTTACATATATACAGGTGGGATGAATGGATAAGAAAAAAATTTGAAATTCCAAAGATTATAGGGCATGAGGTAGCAGGTGAAATAGTTGAGATAGGAAAGGATGTTAAAAATTTTAAAAAAGGTGATATAGTTTCAGTTGAATCTCACATTATATGTCATAATTGTCCTGCCTGTAAAAAGGGAAATTACAGAGTTTGTTATAATACAAAAATTTTAGGAGTTGATGTAGATGGTGCTTATGCAGAATATGTTAAAATTCCTGCTTTTAATCTGTGGAAAAATGAAATCCATTTGCCCGAAGAAGTGCTTTCCTTAAAAGAACCCTTTGGTAATGCAGTGGATACAGTTTTGGCAGAGGATGTCTCAGGTAAAAGTCTTTTAATAACTGGTGCAGGACCTTTGGGGATGATGGCTATACTTGTTGCAAAGCATTCAGGTGCCTATCCTGTATTTGTTACAGAGGTGAAAGAGTATAGAATAAAAAAAGCAAAGGAACTCGGTGCCGATTATGTTATAAATCCCTTAAAGGAAGAAGTTTATGAAATTATTATGGAAAAAACTAAAGGTGAAGGTGTTGAAGTTCTAATAGAAATGTCAGGAAACCAAAAAGCTCTTGAAGATGGGTTAAAGTGTCTTTCACCACATGGAAGAGCTTCTTTTCTTGGAATTTTTGAAGGTAATGTAAATATAGATTTGAATAATTTAGTAATTCTAAAAAATATAAAAATTTACGGAATAACTGGGAGAGATATGTTTTCTACATGGTATAAAATTGATAAACTTCTTGAATCAGGTCTTGATCTTAGAAAGGTTATAACTCATACCTTAAAAATGGAAGAAATAGATAAAGCTATGAAATTGATGGAGGAAGGTGAATGTGGAAAAATCTCCCTTTTACCTTTCAGTTAAAGAAAAAATAAATTTTTTAGAAAACTTATTCCCAGATTATAAATATTTTCTTTCTTATTTTATAACTATTATCTTAATAAGGAGTTTTCTCTCTATTATTTTAGAGAGAAATAATTTTCCTTTAAGGAATTTGTACCATTTTTTTGTGTATTTTATTTATTTTATATTTTTTTATTCTACACTTTTAGTTATTTATTTACTTTTTACTAAATTTTTAATAAACAGAAGAGTTAAAAAAATTTTATCTTTTTATACCTCTTTTTTTACCTTTGTTGTTTTTACTCCCTTTATAAATTTTTTATTCTCTTTTAGAAAAAGCTCTGATTTTGATTATATAAGTTTTTCTTTAAAGGATCTGATTCATATACCCTTAGGTATTAAGATAGAAATTATCCTTATGGGTTTTATTACTTTCCTATATATTGTCTCTTTTAGTAAAAAATTTTATAAAATATTTTTTTTAACTATTTTGAATATTTTTTCTTATATATTTCTTTTAATTTTCCCTATTTTAATTTCTGGAAATAGCAGGGATTTTTGGAAAGGTGGTGTTTTTCCCTTTGAATTTCAAAAAATTTCAATTTTATACGGATTTCTTTTTGTTTTTTTTCTATTTTTATTTTTTCTAATTTTCAGAGAGTATAAGGAAAATATATTAAGAAAATTTATAAATTATGAGTTTATTTTTTTAAATTTGTTTTTACCCTTTATGGGTTTCTGGACATCTTATAAGATAATTTTTGAAGAGCATGAAAATTTTTTTGATTTTACTTTTAATAAGCTCATTCCCCTTTTTATTTTAATTCCTGTAATTTTCTATTCTTTAAGCAAATTTCTTTTTAGAAAAAATTTAAATTATATCCCTTTTACCTTTTTAATCTCTCTTATTTTTTCCCTTTTATTTTCCTTTTATCATTTTTTTATTATCTTTATTCTTTTTTCTATTTATATTTTGAATAGAACTTTTATCAAAACCTTTAAAATAAGACCTCTTGAAATTTCAATTGAATCTTCAGGTCTTTTTCTCTTTGGTTATACATCTACTATAAGTAAATATTTTTTAAATTTCATAGATAAATCTCTTTTTCTTTTTGTTTTTCTTTTTTTTCTTTTTTACGGAATTTCAAGATACTTTTTGATGAAAAGAAAAAAAGAAATGGGTTATCTTTTTTTTACAATTGGAATATTTTTGCTTCCCTTTCTTGGATTTGTAAATATATTTTTTTATATTCTTTTAACTACAACTTTTGTTATTTTAGGTTTATTTTATTTTATAGGTGCCCCTTCTCTTAAAACTCTTGACCTTGTAACTTATTTTTTTCTTGCTGTTTTTCTTGTTTTTTATCTTATTTATTTTTGAAACAGTAAAAGAAAAGATTTTATAATTCAAAATGGCAACTTTACTTTTATTAACAGGTGGATTTATTTATCTATTTTTTTATTTTACCTATGGAAAAATACTTGAAAAGAAAGTGGTAAAAGCAGATCCAGAAAGAGAAACCCCTGCTATCAAACTGAGGGATGATGTTGATTATGTTCCTGCTCCTAAACTTGTTCTTTTTGGACATCACTTTGCTTCAATTGCTGGTGTTGGACCTATTGTAGGACCAGCAATTGCTATGATATGGGGGTATGGTCTTCCTCTTTTATGGATATGGATAGGGAATATTTTTATTGGTAAAGTTCATGATTATCTTTCCCTTATGGCAAGTGTGAGATATGAGGGTAAATCAATTCAATGGATAGCTGGAAAACTTATGGGTGAAAGGACTCAGGTCCTCTTTAACTTTTTTGTTCTTTTTGTCCTTATTTTAGTTCTTGCTGCTTTCTCTTCAATTATTTCAAATTTATTTACAAAACAACCTGAGGTTGCAACTGCTTTTCTTTTATTTACAATACTTGCAGTGTTTCTTGGTTATCTTTTGAGAATTTTAAGAGGTAATTATGTTATTGTTACTATAATAGGTCTTGTTTTAATGCCCTTTTTATTTTATATTTCCTTTCTTTTTCCTCTGATTTTACCTTATAAAATGTGGTTAATTTTTTTATCCATTTATGTTATTTTTGCTTCCTCCCTACCTGTATGGGTTTTGCTTCAACCAAGAGATTATATAAATGCCTGGTTTCTATGGATCGGTTTATTCATTGGTATGATTTCAGTTTTTTTGAGTTTAAAATCAATAAATTTTCCATTTTTTACAAGTTTTTCACCACCTGCTATAGAAGGAAGAAATTCTCCTTTCTGGCCCACAATTCCACTTATTATTGCCTGTGGTTCTTTATCAGGATTTCACTGTCTTGTTTGTTCAGGAACTTCAAGTAAACAGCTGGATAAAGAAACATCAGGTCTCTTTGTTGGTGCGGGTTCTATGTTTACAGAGGGAATGCTTGCAACTGTTGTTGTTCTTGTAATAGGTCTTTTTGGTTTAAATTTTCTCGGTGAAATAAATGTTGGTAAGGATTATCTTTCAGAAATTGTTAAAATTGGTGGTCCAATTGGAATTTTTGCAAAAAGTTATGCAAAAGTAGTTAATTCTTCCTTTAATTTTATATCTGAAAAAATTATACTTATTTTTGCATCTTTATGGGTATCTTCCTTTGCAACAACAACTCTTGATACCTGTGGTAGAATTGCAAGGTATATTTTAAAGGAGCTTATGGAGCCTTTAACAATTAAAAAAAATTTCTGGACTAAATTACAAAATAAATATCTCCTTTCCTCTATACCTGTTCTTTTAGGGTTTTTTCTTGCAATACAGGGTTCCTGGTCTCTATTATGGCCATCCTTTGGTGGAGCAAACCAGCTTTTAGCTTCTGTTGCTCTTTTGACTATTTCTCTCTGGGTTATAAAAATTTTAAAAGTGAAGAGAATTTTTAAATTCTTAATTCTTGTGCCCTCCCTTTTTCTCTGGTTAACTGTAACTCTTGCCTTTCTATGGTATATTTTTTATGTTATTCCTTTTGTTTCTTCAAATGTTATGAATTTATTTCAAAAAATTCTTATTTCTATTATGATCTTAGTGATGCTTTATTTAAATTCAATTTTATTTATTAATTTTTATAAGTCTTTAAATGAAAAATTTTTTTAAAAAATTTTTGTTTTCTAAAATAAGAAAGGAGTTATATGAGAGAGAAAAAGTTTTTTTAATGATTATTTTTTCTCCACTTCTCGGACTTTCACCTTTTCTACCTTTTTCCTTTTTTCTTGAAATTTATCCTTATCTTGAAGAGGAAATAAAAAATAAAAAATTTTTTTTTGATGATGACCCTTTTTCAGAAGTACTCGGATTTTTTGATATCTCATAAATTTTTTTTCTTTCTTGGAAAAGGTGGTTCAGGAAAAACAACTCTTTCAATACTTTTTTCAAAATTTTTTGGAAAGAATACTCTTCTTTTTTCTCTTGATCCTGCCCATAACATTTCAGATTATCTCGGTTTAAAAGAAAAAAAGGAATTTAAAGAGTTTAAAAATATTTTTATATATGAACCTGATATAGAAAAGCTAATAGATAAAAAAGCCTTTGAGGAATCAAGGAAAATTGAAAAAATTTCTCCTCTTTTTATTTTATTTGAAGATTCTTTAAGAGAAAATTTCAGATTTTTACCAGGTATAGAAGAAGATTGTATGATTGATCTTATTATTAAGGGATTCTATGATAATTACGATAGAGTAATTTTTGATATGCCCCCAACAGCTCTTTCCTTAAGAATAGTTTCTCTTATTCTTATGAGGAAAAAACTTCTAAGTTTTTTATTGAATCAGAGAAAAAAGATAATTGAATTGAGGAAAATTCTGGGTGAAAAAATTGAAAAGGACCCTGTTTATGAAAAGATTAAAGAAAATTTGAATATATATGAAAAATTTTATCCTGAATTTAAAAAGAGTATTTTTTTCGTAGTTTACAATCCCTTTGAGGCATCAATTAAAGAAGGTGATAGAATAAATGATTTTCTAAAAAAGAATGGTTTAATTGTTAAAAAAATTATGAACAGGGTAAAGGAAGGAAGTTTTAAAGGTTTTGATATAATTATTCCTGAAATTGAAAATCCATTAAAACTTTTTGAATAATTAATTATGAAATTTTTCTTTCTTTTCTTTTTATTAATTTTTTCCTGTTCATTTTGGAATTCTATAAGACCCAGAGTTTTACCTCCACATATAATTGATGAAAAAGATGTGCCTGAGGAGATAAGGGTTTTAAAGAGAGAGAATCAAAAGTTTGTAATTTTTGAAGTTTATGCTCCCTCTGCAAGGTATGTAACACTTGCAGGAGATTTTAATGCCTGGGGAGGAACTGCAAATGGTGTTTATAACCCAGATATTGATAAGATGAATGATGATGGTGTAAAGGGTGACAGGATAAGAGGTGATGGTATATGGACGATAATAAAAGTTTTACCTCCAGGGGTATATCAGTATAAATATGTTATTGATGGAGTGAACTGGATTCTTGATCCATCAAATCCTGAGAGGATTCAAAATGGTCCTTATGTTAATTCAATTTTAAGGGTAAAATGAAAAATTTTTTTTTAATAATTTTATTAATTTTTTTATCCTGTAAAAAAAGGGAAAATCCTTATTTTAAATTGCCAGGTAATTACTATCTTTCCAATTATAGCAAAATGCAACTTGCAGGAGATTTCCAAGGATGGAATTTAGATGACCCAAATTCCTTTATGGAACTTGTTTCTGATTACAGGTGGGAAATAGATAAAAGATTTAAATATAAAAAAAATATAATGTTTAAATTTGTTCCGAATCAGAAATGGGATCCTTCCTTTGGAACTTCCTGGGAGGACACTTTACTTTATGGAAAACTTGAACTTGTTTCAGGTGAAGGAACACATATTTCAGCAAGTTTACCTGAAGATGGCTTTTACAGATTTTTATTACTGGAGGATTCATTATTTTACAGAATTGAAAAGATAAGAGGCACAGGAACAATTATGGGCAAGGTTAATTTTGAAGACATAATTAATGCTCCTTATCCAGTTTCAAAAGTTTATCTTTTCTATAAAAATTCTGATACCCTTTTAAGAAGTTTTACAACAGACTCCCTGAATAATTCTTTTGAGTTTAATGATCTTATTGATGATTCTTTTAAAATAATTGCTACTTCAAATAATTATTCTCCTGATACTGTTTTTTTATTTTTAAATTATGGTGAAATAAAAAATATAAGTTTTGTTTTGAATAAAAGCACTGTAAGAAATCCTATAATTATTGATGGAATAAATGATTTTTTAACTCAGGATCTTAGAGGTGTTGATCCTGTTTCTGATATTAATGAGCCAAATCTTGATTTAGACTCTTTATGGGCTTGTCATATTGGTGATAAGTGGTTTATAGGCTTTAATGTTAATTCAGGACCTAATTACGGTCTTGCTTTTGGAATATATATTTTTACAAATTCAGTTTCCCCATCAGGAGCTTTCTCTGACCCATGGAACAGAAAGGTTGCAGCAGGTGATTCTTT contains these protein-coding regions:
- the tdh gene encoding L-threonine 3-dehydrogenase — protein: MKAILKTKEGRGFEIKDVKEPVPGRDEVILKVKRCSICGTDLHIYRWDEWIRKKFEIPKIIGHEVAGEIVEIGKDVKNFKKGDIVSVESHIICHNCPACKKGNYRVCYNTKILGVDVDGAYAEYVKIPAFNLWKNEIHLPEEVLSLKEPFGNAVDTVLAEDVSGKSLLITGAGPLGMMAILVAKHSGAYPVFVTEVKEYRIKKAKELGADYVINPLKEEVYEIIMEKTKGEGVEVLIEMSGNQKALEDGLKCLSPHGRASFLGIFEGNVNIDLNNLVILKNIKIYGITGRDMFSTWYKIDKLLESGLDLRKVITHTLKMEEIDKAMKLMEEGECGKISLLPFS
- a CDS encoding carbon starvation protein A translates to MATLLLLTGGFIYLFFYFTYGKILEKKVVKADPERETPAIKLRDDVDYVPAPKLVLFGHHFASIAGVGPIVGPAIAMIWGYGLPLLWIWIGNIFIGKVHDYLSLMASVRYEGKSIQWIAGKLMGERTQVLFNFFVLFVLILVLAAFSSIISNLFTKQPEVATAFLLFTILAVFLGYLLRILRGNYVIVTIIGLVLMPFLFYISFLFPLILPYKMWLIFLSIYVIFASSLPVWVLLQPRDYINAWFLWIGLFIGMISVFLSLKSINFPFFTSFSPPAIEGRNSPFWPTIPLIIACGSLSGFHCLVCSGTSSKQLDKETSGLFVGAGSMFTEGMLATVVVLVIGLFGLNFLGEINVGKDYLSEIVKIGGPIGIFAKSYAKVVNSSFNFISEKIILIFASLWVSSFATTTLDTCGRIARYILKELMEPLTIKKNFWTKLQNKYLLSSIPVLLGFFLAIQGSWSLLWPSFGGANQLLASVALLTISLWVIKILKVKRIFKFLILVPSLFLWLTVTLAFLWYIFYVIPFVSSNVMNLFQKILISIMILVMLYLNSILFINFYKSLNEKFF
- a CDS encoding ArsA-related P-loop ATPase; translated protein: MISHKFFFFLGKGGSGKTTLSILFSKFFGKNTLLFSLDPAHNISDYLGLKEKKEFKEFKNIFIYEPDIEKLIDKKAFEESRKIEKISPLFILFEDSLRENFRFLPGIEEDCMIDLIIKGFYDNYDRVIFDMPPTALSLRIVSLILMRKKLLSFLLNQRKKIIELRKILGEKIEKDPVYEKIKENLNIYEKFYPEFKKSIFFVVYNPFEASIKEGDRINDFLKKNGLIVKKIMNRVKEGSFKGFDIIIPEIENPLKLFE